The following coding sequences lie in one Komagataeibacter sucrofermentans DSM 15973 genomic window:
- a CDS encoding protein-L-isoaspartate O-methyltransferase — MDRTDPDYAPLDFVAARQRMVDAQIRPSQVGNATIIAAMRAVPRERAVPDALRAFAYSDQNLPLGEGRYLTEPRVTGRMLQVADLRHGERVLVVAAGTGYLAALLGAMALELHVTALESDPRLATMGKALCATCAPGVQWCDGPLVKGAPASAPYDLIFIDGAVRTVPQAIVDQLAQGGRIIAPICPASGVTSVSRIAATVQGSAVQPLFEAAVPMLPELAPAPAFVF; from the coding sequence ATGGACAGGACAGACCCCGATTACGCGCCACTCGATTTCGTTGCCGCCCGGCAGCGCATGGTCGATGCCCAGATTCGCCCCTCGCAGGTGGGCAATGCCACGATTATCGCCGCCATGCGCGCCGTGCCACGTGAACGCGCCGTGCCTGATGCGCTGCGGGCCTTCGCCTACTCCGACCAGAACCTGCCACTGGGCGAAGGACGCTACCTGACCGAGCCACGGGTGACGGGGCGCATGCTGCAGGTGGCCGACCTGCGCCACGGCGAGCGGGTGCTGGTTGTTGCGGCTGGCACGGGCTACCTCGCGGCCCTGCTGGGCGCGATGGCGCTTGAACTGCATGTCACCGCCCTCGAATCGGACCCACGGCTGGCCACCATGGGCAAGGCCCTGTGCGCCACCTGCGCGCCCGGCGTGCAGTGGTGCGATGGGCCGCTGGTCAAGGGCGCGCCAGCCTCGGCGCCGTATGACCTGATCTTTATTGATGGCGCGGTGCGCACGGTGCCGCAGGCCATTGTGGATCAGCTCGCGCAGGGCGGGCGCATCATCGCCCCCATCTGCCCGGCATCGGGCGTGACCTCGGTCAGCCGCATCGCCGCGACAGTGCAGGGCAGCGCGGTGCAGCCGCTGTTCGAGGCAGCCGTGCCCATGCTGCCTGAACTGGCCCCTGCCCCCGCCTTCGTGTTCTAG
- a CDS encoding TolC family outer membrane protein: MKGNWAIGAGSAALLCSGTALARMPQAVEEPRTLDAALAAAYLGNPVLRQERATLRATDEQVPQALGGWRPTITGTASMSYYSGLMRMEPSAGESGYARRYDSPGYSGGVSISQPIYTGGKTTAGTHKARHAVMAERARLIAAEEQVFSDVVNAYVNVVEDEQILRIDINNEQVYAAQLHATELRAHGGEITHTDVAQAAGALANARAVRQLAEGTLQADRATYRQVVGVDAPDDLAPPQPLVLPLHTEQDAMTQAVQNNPDVIGALFDEAAKKDAVGVAFAALMPTVSAQAAYMHGINQDEGRSLNDNKYALVNASMPLYQGGGEYAAVRMARQQANEASHTVDVKRRAAVQLAAASWQRMQANRAAIESNRAAAEADAAALHGMQRQVMVGTTSTLSVLQQQETLLQAQIALVRSAGNLVISSYQATAAIGRLTARDLNLDVPLYDERAYYRAVHDRLWGISDYATNQPGR, from the coding sequence ATGAAGGGAAACTGGGCGATCGGGGCGGGAAGCGCCGCCCTTCTGTGCAGCGGCACGGCGCTGGCGCGCATGCCGCAGGCAGTGGAGGAACCGCGCACGCTGGATGCGGCCCTTGCCGCGGCCTATCTGGGCAACCCGGTGCTGCGGCAGGAACGCGCCACCCTGCGCGCGACCGATGAGCAGGTGCCCCAGGCGCTGGGCGGCTGGCGCCCCACCATTACGGGCACGGCGAGCATGTCCTATTATTCCGGCCTGATGCGCATGGAGCCCTCAGCGGGGGAAAGTGGCTATGCCCGCCGGTATGACAGCCCCGGATATTCCGGCGGGGTCAGCATCTCGCAGCCCATCTATACCGGCGGCAAGACCACGGCTGGCACGCACAAGGCGCGCCATGCGGTCATGGCCGAGCGCGCGCGGCTGATCGCGGCGGAGGAGCAGGTCTTCTCCGATGTGGTCAACGCCTATGTCAATGTGGTGGAGGATGAGCAGATCCTGCGCATCGACATCAACAACGAACAGGTTTACGCCGCCCAGCTTCACGCCACCGAACTGCGCGCGCATGGCGGCGAGATCACCCACACCGATGTGGCCCAGGCGGCAGGTGCCCTGGCCAATGCCCGCGCCGTGCGGCAACTGGCCGAAGGCACCCTGCAGGCCGATCGCGCCACCTACCGGCAGGTTGTGGGGGTTGACGCACCCGATGATCTGGCCCCGCCCCAGCCCCTTGTCCTGCCGCTCCATACCGAGCAGGACGCCATGACGCAGGCCGTGCAGAACAACCCCGACGTGATTGGCGCCCTGTTTGACGAGGCGGCGAAAAAAGATGCCGTAGGCGTGGCCTTTGCCGCCCTCATGCCCACGGTCAGCGCGCAGGCGGCCTATATGCATGGCATCAATCAGGATGAAGGCCGCTCGCTCAACGATAACAAATATGCCCTCGTCAACGCCTCCATGCCGCTTTATCAGGGCGGGGGCGAATATGCCGCCGTGCGCATGGCCCGCCAGCAGGCCAATGAGGCCAGCCATACGGTGGATGTAAAGCGCCGCGCCGCCGTGCAACTCGCCGCGGCAAGCTGGCAGCGCATGCAGGCCAACCGCGCCGCGATAGAAAGCAACCGCGCCGCCGCCGAGGCCGATGCCGCCGCCCTGCATGGCATGCAGCGGCAGGTCATGGTCGGCACCACCTCAACGCTTTCCGTGCTGCAGCAGCAGGAAACCCTGCTCCAGGCCCAGATTGCGCTGGTGCGCAGCGCGGGCAATCTTGTGATCTCGTCCTATCAGGCCACCGCCGCCATCGGTCGGCTGACCGCGCGTGACCTGAACCTTGACGTGCCGCTTTATGATGAACGCGCCTATTACCGCGCCGTGCATGACCGGCTGTGGGGCATCAGCGATTACGCCACCAACCAGCCGGGGCGGTAG
- a CDS encoding cytosine permease encodes MNTAFETHTIHQIPPDQRHGRARDLFAVWFSTNLTLLTVVTGALGPGLFGLSFTWSAIAVVLGNLAGAVFMALHAAQGPMLGVPQMVQSRGQFGFYGAVPIIGLVVLMYIGFVASNFVVGGQALYAALPMTGRRNAILLIAVLSLVPCCMGYHTIHAWSKLVSWVAGAVILYCLWLGYEAFPPGTLRDMHGSVAGFFSTFSTAALWQIAYAPYVSDSSRYLPADEAGRRTAFLTTYIGTVIGTALSMILGCMIALHGPGVSVATTLAGLAGRQATPVMIVLSLSIALGNAMSLYGGALSAITVLQTFMPDWRAALRERLVVTCTLVAIALGMALGMADSFMKSYAAFLDLLMAIMVPWTAINLTDYYLLRRGRYDVASFFRRDGGAYGYCNIPALCAYGIGIAIEVPFMQNGFHTGSLARRLHGVDISWVVGLLVTTAFYIRAMTTRRRT; translated from the coding sequence ATGAACACGGCGTTTGAAACCCACACCATACACCAGATTCCACCCGACCAGCGCCATGGCCGCGCGCGCGACCTGTTCGCGGTCTGGTTCAGCACCAACCTGACCTTGCTCACGGTCGTGACCGGAGCCCTTGGGCCGGGGCTGTTCGGGCTGTCATTCACGTGGTCGGCTATTGCCGTCGTGCTGGGCAATCTGGCGGGGGCCGTGTTCATGGCGCTGCATGCCGCCCAGGGCCCCATGCTGGGCGTGCCGCAGATGGTGCAGAGCCGGGGGCAGTTCGGCTTTTATGGCGCGGTGCCCATCATCGGCCTTGTCGTGCTCATGTATATCGGCTTCGTGGCCTCGAACTTCGTGGTGGGCGGCCAGGCGCTTTATGCCGCCCTGCCCATGACCGGGCGGCGCAACGCGATCCTGCTCATTGCCGTGCTGAGCCTCGTGCCGTGCTGCATGGGCTACCACACCATCCACGCCTGGTCGAAGCTGGTCAGCTGGGTGGCGGGAGCGGTTATTTTATACTGCCTGTGGCTGGGCTATGAAGCCTTTCCGCCCGGCACGCTGCGCGACATGCATGGTTCGGTCGCCGGTTTTTTCAGCACTTTTTCCACTGCGGCGCTGTGGCAGATCGCCTATGCGCCGTATGTGTCGGATTCATCGCGCTACCTGCCCGCCGATGAGGCCGGTCGCCGCACCGCCTTCCTCACCACCTATATCGGCACGGTCATTGGCACGGCGCTATCCATGATTCTGGGCTGCATGATCGCGCTGCACGGGCCGGGCGTATCGGTCGCCACCACGCTGGCCGGGCTGGCGGGGCGGCAGGCAACGCCGGTCATGATCGTGCTGTCGCTTTCCATCGCCCTTGGCAACGCCATGAGCCTGTATGGCGGCGCGCTCTCGGCCATAACCGTGCTCCAGACCTTCATGCCGGACTGGCGGGCCGCCCTGCGCGAACGCCTTGTCGTGACCTGCACGCTGGTGGCGATTGCGCTGGGCATGGCGCTGGGCATGGCCGACAGTTTCATGAAATCCTACGCCGCCTTCCTAGACCTGCTCATGGCCATCATGGTGCCGTGGACCGCCATCAACCTGACCGATTACTACCTGCTGCGCCGTGGCCGTTATGATGTCGCCTCGTTTTTCCGCCGCGATGGCGGGGCGTATGGCTATTGCAACATCCCGGCCCTGTGCGCCTATGGCATCGGCATCGCCATTGAAGTGCCCTTCATGCAGAACGGGTTTCATACCGGCAGCCTGGCCCGTCGCCTGCATGGGGTGGACATATCATGGGTGGTGGGCCTGCTTGTTACCACCGCCTTCTATATCCGCGCCATGACCACGCGCAGGCGCACGTAA
- a CDS encoding beta-N-acetylhexosaminidase produces the protein MRFPRRIRPFAMVLLCAGMACTPVLAAPALMPQPVQYLPQEGALPLAGGVQVQWQGVRSPLLERAVARFEQRLAALSARPAVAGTPAGLVLRINCQHADPDMLSIHMREHYQLRTGTNGAALVADGPAGVLRGLATLLQLVEPGEAGPVLDGAEIDDSPRFAWRGMLVDVSRHFMSPAALERQLDMMELTKLNVLHLHLSDGQGFRVESRVYPRLQQVASHGEYYTQQQVRDLVAHAADRGIRVVPEFDAPGHSYAMLLAYPQYAAQPVTAPLDPKRVVRAAFDPTNPDTYVFLARLYHEMAGLFPDAYFHVGGDEVRPDEWTANPRISAFMQQHGYASATAMQAAFTRRVQAIVAHEGKTMMGWDELLDAPASPGIVIEPWRGSRYTAQATAAGHPVVVSAGYYLDLLLPAAEHYRVDPLDPLGNGLPPDQVAAAHAPALAPFALDPAASMTTAQDGLVLGAEAALWTEIVSEEMLDARLWPRAAALAERFWSPAAVRDEAALARRLPVVQAELEILGNRAAADRHRMMARLAPDGLAPLATLLAVTTPVRNYALNHVFGPSHVAAASIPLALDRVADIATPDSFEAAAFTRDVAAYVDGQHDLAPGLRARLENWRDNDARLRQVVATRPALREALPASGQLAELACVGLYALDGTLAAHQVQVAAVLQAAQAQFAASESMLAVRNSPQPAGDLLQAITPAIAGLVQGHM, from the coding sequence ATGCGCTTTCCACGCCGTATTCGCCCCTTTGCCATGGTTCTGCTCTGCGCGGGCATGGCCTGCACGCCAGTGCTGGCCGCCCCGGCCCTGATGCCGCAGCCCGTGCAGTACCTGCCGCAGGAGGGTGCCCTGCCGCTTGCGGGCGGGGTGCAGGTGCAATGGCAGGGCGTGCGGTCCCCATTGCTGGAGCGGGCGGTAGCGCGTTTCGAGCAGCGTCTGGCCGCCCTGAGCGCGCGCCCGGCGGTGGCAGGCACGCCTGCGGGGCTGGTGCTGCGCATCAACTGCCAGCACGCCGACCCGGACATGCTCTCGATCCATATGCGCGAGCACTACCAGTTGCGCACGGGGACCAACGGCGCGGCATTGGTGGCCGATGGGCCGGCGGGCGTGCTGCGCGGGCTGGCGACACTCCTGCAACTTGTTGAACCCGGCGAGGCGGGGCCGGTGCTGGATGGGGCCGAGATTGATGACAGCCCGCGTTTTGCATGGCGCGGCATGCTGGTGGATGTCAGCCGTCATTTCATGTCGCCCGCGGCCCTTGAGCGGCAGCTCGACATGATGGAACTGACCAAGCTCAACGTGCTGCACCTGCACCTGTCTGACGGGCAGGGCTTCCGGGTGGAAAGCAGGGTCTATCCGCGCCTGCAGCAGGTGGCATCGCACGGGGAATATTATACCCAGCAGCAGGTGCGCGACCTTGTGGCCCATGCAGCGGATCGCGGCATCCGGGTTGTGCCGGAATTCGATGCGCCGGGCCACAGCTACGCCATGCTGCTGGCCTATCCGCAATATGCCGCCCAGCCTGTTACAGCCCCGCTCGACCCCAAACGGGTGGTGCGCGCCGCATTCGACCCCACAAATCCTGATACCTATGTGTTTCTGGCCCGGCTCTACCATGAAATGGCGGGCCTGTTCCCCGATGCCTATTTCCATGTCGGTGGCGATGAGGTGCGGCCCGATGAATGGACGGCAAACCCCCGCATCAGCGCTTTCATGCAGCAGCATGGCTATGCCAGCGCCACGGCCATGCAGGCTGCCTTTACCCGCCGCGTGCAGGCCATTGTGGCGCATGAGGGCAAGACCATGATGGGCTGGGATGAACTGCTCGATGCACCAGCCTCCCCCGGCATCGTGATCGAGCCGTGGCGTGGCTCGCGCTATACGGCGCAGGCCACGGCGGCGGGGCATCCGGTGGTGGTCTCGGCGGGGTATTATCTCGACCTGCTGCTGCCTGCGGCCGAGCATTACCGTGTTGACCCGCTGGACCCGCTGGGCAATGGCCTGCCGCCCGATCAGGTGGCCGCGGCCCATGCGCCTGCCCTTGCGCCTTTTGCCCTCGATCCCGCCGCCTCCATGACCACGGCGCAGGATGGGCTGGTGCTGGGGGCGGAGGCGGCGTTATGGACCGAGATCGTGAGCGAGGAGATGCTCGATGCCCGCCTGTGGCCGCGCGCGGCCGCCCTGGCCGAGCGTTTCTGGTCGCCTGCCGCCGTGCGTGACGAGGCTGCCCTGGCCCGCCGCCTGCCCGTGGTGCAGGCGGAACTGGAAATACTGGGCAACCGTGCCGCAGCTGACCGCCACCGCATGATGGCGCGCCTTGCGCCCGATGGCCTTGCCCCGCTTGCCACCCTGCTGGCCGTGACCACTCCGGTGCGCAATTATGCGCTCAACCATGTTTTTGGCCCGAGCCATGTGGCAGCGGCATCCATCCCCCTCGCGCTGGACCGGGTGGCAGATATCGCCACGCCTGACAGTTTTGAGGCTGCGGCCTTTACGCGCGATGTCGCGGCTTATGTGGATGGACAGCATGACCTTGCGCCCGGCCTGCGCGCCCGGCTGGAAAACTGGCGCGATAACGATGCGCGCCTGCGCCAGGTCGTGGCCACCCGCCCGGCCCTGCGCGAGGCGCTGCCCGCATCGGGCCAGCTGGCGGAACTGGCCTGCGTGGGGCTGTATGCACTCGATGGCACGCTGGCGGCGCATCAGGTGCAGGTGGCTGCGGTGCTACAGGCGGCGCAGGCCCAGTTTGCCGCCTCGGAATCAATGCTGGCAGTGCGCAACAGCCCGCAGCCAGCAGGCGACCTGCTCCAGGCCATTACGCCTGCCATTGCGGGGCTGGTGCAGGGACATATGTAA
- a CDS encoding PLP-dependent aminotransferase family protein has protein sequence MRLRSPWQPRLPAGDGPPAERLADALAGDILGGRLQSGDRLPAHRPLAWQLGIGIGSVTRAYATLERRGLVRSVRGRGTFVAASPNGTGQVLDLSANMPPPMFSDRALARTLARLARTVDPALFNVYPPVAGHIEHRRIMAHWLAELGVDLSPEHLLLTSGAQQALGVALAAARKAAPVMLTEALTYPGMLGLAQQAGMPVQGLPMDAQGLLPEALARALRHHAPGRCVLYVTPTMHNPTTATMSAGRRHDIARLCRHHDALIIEDDVYDCVHDTALPPLVTLAPERTFYVSSLSKTLSPGLRIGALAPPQGFMQAARDALLSASLMIAPLSYAMMAQWMLDGTAASVRQSLRGEAGRRRALALSVLGPHLAPPPYDAFHAWMPMPLARARWFGAEAAKQGVKVTLPQPFMACTRADAQAGIRLCLGPTPLPDLREALHRLRHVLDGMNNSVT, from the coding sequence ATGCGCCTGCGCTCCCCCTGGCAGCCGCGCCTGCCCGCAGGCGACGGCCCACCCGCCGAACGGCTGGCCGATGCCCTGGCCGGTGACATCCTTGGCGGCCGACTGCAATCAGGCGACCGCCTGCCCGCGCACCGCCCGCTGGCCTGGCAGCTTGGCATCGGCATTGGCAGCGTCACGCGGGCTTACGCCACGCTTGAGCGGCGCGGACTGGTGCGCAGCGTGCGCGGTCGGGGCACCTTTGTCGCCGCCAGCCCCAACGGCACGGGGCAGGTGCTCGACCTTTCGGCTAACATGCCGCCACCCATGTTCAGCGACCGCGCACTGGCCCGCACTTTGGCCCGCCTTGCCCGCACGGTCGATCCGGCGCTGTTCAATGTCTATCCGCCCGTGGCGGGCCATATCGAACACCGGCGCATCATGGCCCACTGGCTGGCGGAACTCGGCGTGGATCTCTCGCCCGAGCACCTGCTGCTGACCAGCGGGGCGCAACAGGCCCTTGGCGTGGCGCTTGCCGCCGCACGCAAGGCCGCCCCCGTTATGCTGACCGAGGCCCTGACCTATCCCGGCATGCTCGGCCTCGCGCAGCAGGCTGGCATGCCCGTGCAGGGCCTGCCCATGGATGCGCAGGGCCTGTTGCCCGAAGCACTCGCGCGCGCCCTGCGCCATCATGCCCCCGGGCGCTGCGTGCTCTATGTCACGCCCACCATGCACAACCCCACCACCGCCACCATGAGCGCAGGCCGCAGGCACGACATTGCACGCCTGTGCCGCCACCATGATGCGCTGATTATTGAAGATGACGTCTATGACTGCGTACATGACACCGCCCTGCCCCCGCTGGTGACGCTGGCCCCGGAGCGGACCTTTTATGTCAGCAGCCTGTCAAAAACCCTTAGCCCCGGCCTGCGCATCGGGGCACTCGCCCCGCCACAGGGGTTCATGCAGGCGGCCCGTGACGCGCTGCTGAGCGCATCGCTCATGATCGCCCCGCTCTCCTATGCCATGATGGCGCAATGGATGCTTGATGGCACGGCGGCTTCCGTGCGGCAGTCGCTGCGTGGCGAGGCGGGACGGCGGCGGGCACTGGCCTTGTCCGTGCTTGGTCCGCACCTTGCGCCACCACCCTATGATGCCTTCCATGCGTGGATGCCCATGCCACTCGCCCGTGCGCGGTGGTTCGGGGCGGAAGCAGCCAAACAGGGCGTGAAAGTGACCCTGCCCCAACCCTTTATGGCCTGCACACGGGCCGATGCGCAGGCGGGCATTCGCCTGTGCCTTGGCCCAACACCCCTGCCTGACCTGCGCGAGGCCCTGCACCGGCTGCGCCATGTGCTTGATGGCATGAACAATAGTGTCACGTGA
- a CDS encoding putative quinol monooxygenase produces MTAQPITVIATLRVLPGHETAALEAIRHCVALSRQEAANLSYQCHRDINDPAVFVFVERWASPEALTAHEETPHFQAMKAVFATALAAPIQVHITREL; encoded by the coding sequence ATGACAGCGCAGCCCATCACGGTCATTGCAACGCTCCGCGTCCTGCCGGGGCATGAAACGGCAGCGCTCGAGGCCATCCGCCATTGCGTGGCGCTATCGCGGCAGGAGGCGGCCAACCTGTCCTATCAATGCCATCGTGACATCAACGACCCCGCCGTTTTTGTATTTGTCGAGCGCTGGGCCAGCCCCGAAGCCCTGACGGCCCATGAAGAAACACCGCACTTCCAGGCCATGAAGGCCGTGTTCGCCACGGCACTCGCCGCCCCGATTCAGGTGCACATTACCCGTGAACTCTGA
- a CDS encoding arabinose transporter, whose protein sequence is MNSESASLRQLGRLAIALFLAYMAVALPLAAIPVAVLHWPGYGNGLAGLAVGIAFFSTILSRNHAGQMADTKGGRPCMRTGLMVYVAASLICVLAALPGLSDGARYAILIIGRLLLGVGESLTIVGMLGWGIGLVGQARAGRVLAWTGAAMYGAFAVGGPIGLALYQHAGLGGLMGVSALLPLVGLALVHTIPATPTHAGGRPPFWQVLGTIRWQGMAVALQGVGFAALGAFLPLRFIAAHWPGAGLGLTCFGTAFVAGRFVCGHLPDRIGGLRVALLSLVVEAAGQYLLWLAPSPVLALTGALLTGAGCSMVFPALGVEVVRLVAPAMRATALGGFAAFQDLAYGATGPLAGLLADRCGYPVVFVLGGACATLGAGIVLVLLNGQRAEA, encoded by the coding sequence GTGAACTCTGAGTCCGCATCGCTGCGCCAGCTTGGCCGTCTCGCCATTGCGCTGTTCCTCGCCTACATGGCCGTGGCATTGCCGCTGGCCGCCATACCGGTGGCCGTGCTGCACTGGCCGGGTTACGGCAACGGGCTGGCTGGGCTTGCGGTGGGCATTGCTTTCTTTTCCACCATTCTCAGCCGCAACCACGCGGGCCAGATGGCCGATACAAAAGGCGGCAGGCCGTGCATGCGCACGGGCCTGATGGTGTATGTCGCCGCCAGCCTGATCTGCGTGCTGGCAGCGCTTCCGGGCCTGAGCGATGGCGCGCGCTACGCCATCCTGATCATCGGCAGGCTCCTGCTGGGGGTGGGCGAAAGCCTGACCATTGTGGGCATGCTGGGCTGGGGCATAGGCCTGGTGGGGCAGGCGCGCGCGGGCCGCGTGCTGGCCTGGACCGGGGCGGCCATGTACGGCGCCTTTGCCGTGGGCGGCCCGATCGGGCTGGCGCTTTACCAGCATGCCGGGCTGGGCGGGCTTATGGGCGTGTCCGCCCTGCTGCCGCTGGTGGGGCTGGCGCTGGTGCACACCATACCCGCTACCCCGACCCATGCAGGCGGCAGGCCGCCATTCTGGCAGGTTCTGGGCACCATTCGCTGGCAGGGCATGGCCGTGGCCCTTCAGGGCGTGGGCTTTGCGGCACTGGGCGCGTTCCTGCCGCTGCGCTTCATTGCGGCGCACTGGCCTGGCGCCGGGCTGGGGCTGACCTGTTTTGGTACTGCCTTCGTGGCCGGACGCTTCGTGTGCGGGCATCTGCCCGACCGGATTGGCGGGCTGCGCGTTGCGCTGCTGTCGCTTGTGGTCGAGGCGGCGGGGCAATACCTGCTCTGGCTTGCTCCCTCACCCGTGCTGGCGCTGACGGGCGCGTTGCTGACCGGAGCGGGGTGCTCAATGGTCTTTCCCGCCCTCGGGGTCGAAGTGGTGCGGCTGGTTGCGCCTGCCATGCGGGCCACAGCACTGGGTGGCTTCGCGGCATTTCAGGATCTGGCCTATGGCGCCACCGGCCCACTGGCGGGGTTGCTGGCCGACCGGTGTGGCTACCCGGTCGTGTTCGTGCTGGGCGGGGCGTGCGCCACGCTGGGCGCGGGCATTGTGCTGGTACTGCTGAACGGCCAGCGGGCGGAGGCATGA